The Thermocrinis ruber genome has a window encoding:
- a CDS encoding DUF302 domain-containing protein: protein MAKFLVLFLSLFFFSFGMDPIKVMYLTYPLKERDFKKAVDDVKKRIEEKGIKVIRVLTISDAIRARGSEDFPNYYVIFGCEMPEMKSILLKAPVLSNVVPCSVVVHQSKDGKIYATLINENVFLSKYGNRLNKEERLAVRKTYGQLRAVLSEKSGKKLKAVRVPPPKEELVYEEEVKGLGYDEFKTLFKTSLDGVNMNVLDVIEVSQESPKFSIFLACNLSYGEAILKDIPQFGTLAPCRVYTYEKPNGTVGVGYINIPFLLQTYSKYLKEDKANIFRKADQDIKSAIKEARGE, encoded by the coding sequence ATGGCAAAGTTTCTTGTTCTTTTCCTCTCCCTCTTTTTCTTTTCCTTTGGAATGGACCCAATAAAGGTGATGTACCTTACCTACCCTCTGAAGGAAAGGGACTTCAAGAAGGCGGTGGATGATGTAAAAAAAAGAATAGAGGAAAAGGGAATAAAGGTTATAAGGGTCCTTACCATCTCTGACGCCATAAGGGCACGGGGCTCTGAAGACTTTCCTAACTACTATGTGATCTTTGGCTGTGAAATGCCAGAGATGAAAAGCATTCTCCTTAAGGCTCCTGTCCTCAGCAATGTGGTGCCCTGTAGCGTAGTGGTGCATCAATCAAAGGATGGAAAAATCTACGCAACCCTGATAAACGAAAATGTTTTTCTCTCTAAGTATGGCAACAGGCTAAACAAAGAGGAAAGGTTGGCAGTAAGAAAAACCTACGGACAGCTCAGGGCGGTACTCTCCGAAAAGAGCGGGAAAAAGCTAAAGGCGGTTAGAGTGCCCCCACCAAAGGAGGAGCTTGTGTATGAAGAGGAGGTAAAAGGCTTAGGATACGATGAGTTTAAAACCCTCTTCAAGACCTCCTTGGACGGGGTAAACATGAACGTGCTGGATGTGATAGAGGTATCCCAAGAGAGCCCCAAGTTTTCCATATTCTTGGCGTGCAACCTCTCTTACGGAGAGGCAATCCTTAAGGATATTCCTCAGTTTGGCACCTTGGCACCCTGCCGGGTCTATACTTATGAAAAGCCTAACGGGACGGTGGGCGTAGGCTACATAAACATCCCGTTCCTCCTACAAACCTACAGCAAGTACCTCAAAGAGGACAAGGCAAACATCTTCCGCAAGGCGGACCAAGACATAAAGTCTGCCATAAAGGAGGCAAGGGGTGAGTAG
- the soxB gene encoding thiosulfohydrolase SoxB has product MLSRRELLGYSAVIALGFSGLSFGKKPSFERLLDTKPYGNVSLIFTSDIHGHLKPVYFPEPMNLIAPENLKGTPGFLTGMDFLRYYNLKPNTVEAYTMTCMGFLRLAKEYGKTGGAPQMATVIKTLVNQRGRDRCLILDGGDTWVTSGIALKTDGMAIVDWLNYVGYDYIVAHWDLTVGKEKFLEIVNKHLKAKFISYNITDDTFGDLIFPPYDIKEVNGVKVGIIGSSFPFTPLANPRVYTEGWRFGVRPEELQNYVNELREKHKVDLVVLLSHDGLPLDIALMKMVKGIDVVISGHTHDVTPTPVKVGDTLIVSPGSHGKFVGVMDLEVRNKRLVGYRFKLVPILADVIPEDKGAKELVQKWYKPYEKEFNEVIATTRTFLYKRDTLYSTWDRLIGEALADYFHGVDAVMSLDVATSPGYRWGPAVLPNSPVRVEDVYNVLGITYPQVFLLKRKGRDLLVLWEDVADNVFNPNPLYQQGGDMSRIYGVEYELKVNAKQGERIRNVRIKGKPLEENKEYLVAVYGGPPPPGVQPEKADIREIVINYIKKKKELVVERKPNVKVLDHPYNTDCYWR; this is encoded by the coding sequence ATGCTATCAAGAAGGGAATTACTCGGATACTCAGCGGTAATAGCCCTTGGCTTTAGTGGGTTGTCCTTTGGCAAAAAGCCAAGCTTTGAGAGGCTTTTGGATACTAAGCCCTACGGTAATGTGTCTTTGATCTTTACTTCAGACATCCATGGGCACCTAAAGCCCGTCTATTTCCCCGAGCCGATGAACCTTATTGCCCCCGAGAACCTAAAGGGAACACCCGGCTTTTTGACGGGTATGGACTTTCTCAGGTATTACAACCTAAAGCCCAACACAGTGGAAGCCTACACTATGACCTGCATGGGCTTTTTGAGGTTAGCCAAGGAGTATGGAAAAACGGGCGGTGCCCCTCAGATGGCAACGGTTATAAAAACATTGGTCAATCAGAGGGGAAGGGACAGATGCCTAATACTTGACGGTGGAGACACTTGGGTGACCTCTGGCATAGCCCTAAAAACCGACGGAATGGCAATAGTGGATTGGCTAAACTATGTGGGCTACGACTACATTGTTGCCCACTGGGATTTGACAGTAGGAAAGGAAAAGTTTTTGGAGATCGTCAATAAACACTTAAAGGCTAAATTTATCTCTTACAACATAACCGACGATACCTTTGGTGACCTCATATTCCCACCCTACGACATAAAAGAAGTTAATGGTGTAAAAGTGGGCATCATAGGAAGCTCTTTCCCATTTACTCCCTTGGCAAACCCGAGGGTTTATACAGAAGGCTGGCGTTTTGGCGTAAGACCGGAGGAACTACAGAACTATGTGAACGAACTCAGGGAAAAGCACAAGGTGGACCTGGTGGTGCTACTTTCCCACGACGGCTTACCCCTGGATATAGCCCTTATGAAGATGGTAAAGGGTATAGATGTGGTGATCTCTGGGCACACCCACGATGTAACGCCCACTCCGGTAAAGGTGGGAGATACCCTAATTGTCTCCCCCGGAAGCCACGGAAAGTTCGTGGGAGTGATGGACCTGGAGGTCAGAAACAAAAGGCTGGTGGGCTATAGGTTCAAGCTTGTCCCCATCCTTGCGGATGTTATCCCCGAAGACAAGGGTGCTAAGGAACTGGTGCAAAAATGGTATAAACCTTACGAGAAGGAGTTCAACGAAGTTATAGCCACCACAAGGACGTTCCTCTACAAGAGAGATACCTTATACAGCACTTGGGACAGGCTCATAGGCGAAGCCTTGGCGGACTATTTCCACGGTGTGGATGCGGTAATGAGCTTGGATGTGGCGACCTCCCCCGGCTACAGGTGGGGACCGGCAGTTTTACCGAACAGTCCCGTAAGGGTTGAGGATGTTTATAATGTGCTCGGAATTACCTATCCTCAAGTATTCTTGCTCAAGAGGAAGGGCAGAGACCTTTTGGTGCTCTGGGAGGATGTGGCGGACAACGTGTTTAATCCCAACCCTCTATACCAACAGGGCGGAGATATGTCAAGGATATACGGCGTAGAGTATGAGCTAAAGGTAAATGCCAAACAGGGAGAGCGTATCAGGAATGTAAGGATCAAGGGCAAACCTTTGGAAGAGAACAAAGAATACCTGGTGGCGGTTTATGGAGGACCACCCCCACCCGGAGTGCAACCAGAGAAGGCGGACATAAGGGAGATTGTAATAAACTACATTAAAAAGAAGAAAGAGTTGGTGGTGGAAAGAAAGCCCAATGTGAAGGTTTTAGACCACCCATACAACACAGACTGCTACTGGAGGTAA
- the soxX gene encoding sulfur oxidation c-type cytochrome SoxX: MRKALFLGLLAIGLVGISPAQQKKQPTKKEAGVKPEEVRQVLLSGFEQDPRFLWKLEQDESQRICSQYPSREAMPAQAIQRVIELENKNIKYPQWGIAWGDWKEGKKLVDSARGGRFASYGFSDKPTDKGGNCYACHLIEKGVPGGTMGPQLTGYGKRYGITKENMNSPEGLEKLKTVYKIIYNAWHAYPCSSMPRFGYHGVLSPEDVINIATYLLHPESPVNK, encoded by the coding sequence ATGAGAAAAGCACTGTTTTTAGGACTTTTAGCCATTGGCTTGGTTGGTATTTCCCCCGCCCAACAGAAAAAACAACCCACCAAAAAAGAGGCTGGAGTGAAGCCGGAAGAGGTTAGGCAAGTGCTCCTTTCTGGCTTTGAACAGGACCCAAGGTTCCTATGGAAGTTAGAGCAGGACGAGTCCCAAAGGATATGCTCCCAGTATCCCTCAAGGGAAGCCATGCCTGCCCAAGCAATACAAAGAGTTATAGAGCTTGAAAACAAGAATATAAAATATCCTCAGTGGGGCATCGCTTGGGGAGATTGGAAAGAAGGTAAAAAGCTGGTGGATAGCGCAAGGGGTGGAAGGTTTGCGAGCTATGGTTTTTCCGACAAGCCCACCGACAAGGGCGGGAACTGCTACGCCTGCCACCTTATAGAGAAGGGCGTTCCCGGTGGAACCATGGGACCACAGCTAACTGGTTATGGGAAAAGGTATGGCATAACCAAGGAGAATATGAACAGTCCTGAGGGTTTGGAAAAGCTAAAGACGGTCTATAAGATCATTTATAACGCTTGGCATGCCTATCCCTGCTCCTCTATGCCTCGCTTTGGCTATCATGGAGTGCTGTCTCCCGAGGATGTTATAAACATAGCCACATACCTTTTACATCCCGAATCGCCCGTCAATAAGTAA
- the soxA gene encoding sulfur oxidation c-type cytochrome SoxA produces MRKIFLTSAVFGLACAGLLGYQAVKAQDQELSPEEEIRLVQEFNRMMAEGINPGEIWAEMGKEAFKKYNLDKCDFGLGPGKIEGALAQLPRYFPDAKRVMDLETRIGWCLQQYAGMTPEQVKKFVTQCWGKSQCMSEYDAIVMYVSMASNGYKINVNLKDPQVKRMYEIGKQIYYARLGPWDFNCATCHAGQKEVRIRATVLWSADRGEAGKAVGIFPKYLVRWAQPMTLHYRYAECMRQMRWPTFEPHSDLAVALSTFLYGNGNGTEIKVPGIGR; encoded by the coding sequence ATGAGGAAAATATTTTTGACCTCCGCGGTTTTTGGGCTCGCTTGTGCGGGCCTTTTGGGCTACCAAGCCGTTAAAGCCCAGGATCAAGAGCTGTCTCCCGAAGAGGAGATCAGGCTTGTGCAAGAGTTCAACAGGATGATGGCGGAGGGAATAAACCCCGGTGAGATATGGGCGGAGATGGGTAAGGAAGCCTTCAAGAAGTACAACCTTGATAAGTGCGACTTTGGGCTTGGACCGGGTAAAATAGAGGGTGCGTTGGCACAGCTGCCGAGGTATTTCCCTGACGCCAAAAGGGTGATGGACCTTGAGACTAGGATCGGGTGGTGCCTTCAGCAGTATGCGGGCATGACGCCAGAACAGGTTAAAAAGTTTGTCACACAGTGTTGGGGTAAGAGCCAATGTATGAGTGAATACGACGCCATAGTTATGTATGTGTCTATGGCTTCTAACGGATACAAGATCAACGTTAATCTCAAAGACCCACAAGTTAAGCGTATGTATGAGATAGGTAAGCAGATTTACTACGCAAGGCTTGGACCTTGGGATTTCAACTGTGCTACCTGCCATGCGGGTCAAAAGGAAGTTAGAATAAGGGCAACAGTGCTCTGGAGTGCGGACAGAGGGGAGGCAGGAAAGGCGGTAGGAATATTCCCAAAGTATTTGGTGCGGTGGGCTCAACCCATGACCCTGCACTACAGGTATGCGGAATGTATGAGACAGATGAGATGGCCCACCTTTGAACCCCACTCAGACTTGGCGGTTGCACTGTCTACCTTTTTGTATGGCAACGGCAACGGCACAGAGATAAAAGTTCCAGGCATAGGGAGGTAA
- the soxZ gene encoding thiosulfate oxidation carrier complex protein SoxZ: protein MATGTAIVRVPKEVQKGQVIRVQMVITHPMTPTRRDPQTGQETPGHFLTKLQLFYNDQLVSEMNMAAGISANPFIALPLKVESSGVIKIAYEDNRGGKWEKTAEITVK from the coding sequence ATGGCTACAGGAACAGCTATAGTCCGTGTGCCAAAAGAAGTACAGAAGGGACAGGTTATTAGGGTGCAAATGGTCATCACCCACCCTATGACACCCACAAGGAGGGATCCCCAAACCGGTCAGGAAACTCCCGGGCATTTCCTGACCAAGCTCCAGCTCTTTTACAACGACCAGCTTGTAAGCGAAATGAACATGGCAGCAGGTATTAGCGCCAATCCGTTCATAGCTCTGCCCTTAAAGGTGGAGAGCTCTGGAGTGATAAAGATCGCTTACGAAGACAACAGGGGCGGAAAGTGGGAAAAGACTGCGGAGATAACCGTTAAATAA
- the soxY gene encoding thiosulfate oxidation carrier protein SoxY — translation MNRRKFLLLSAVAVAGLTFAPAIKPAFAASKLEEEIKKRLGVELKAIKETAEIKLTAPTIAESGANVPITVEADIPVDKVERLWIFVDKNPIPWVTDVKFTPQNGQVFLSTRIKMGETSNVRAILQLKDGTFVMATKEVKVTAGGCG, via the coding sequence ATGAATAGGAGGAAGTTTTTACTGCTCAGCGCAGTAGCAGTAGCGGGGCTTACCTTTGCCCCAGCCATTAAGCCTGCCTTTGCCGCTTCCAAGCTTGAAGAGGAAATCAAAAAGAGGCTTGGAGTGGAGCTAAAGGCAATTAAAGAAACAGCAGAGATCAAGCTAACCGCTCCCACCATTGCAGAATCTGGTGCCAATGTGCCCATCACCGTGGAGGCGGACATACCAGTAGACAAAGTGGAAAGGCTTTGGATCTTCGTGGACAAAAACCCTATTCCTTGGGTAACGGACGTGAAATTCACGCCCCAAAATGGACAGGTGTTCCTGTCCACAAGGATCAAAATGGGAGAGACATCCAACGTTAGGGCTATTTTGCAACTAAAGGACGGCACCTTTGTAATGGCAACCAAGGAGGTTAAGGTAACCGCCGGTGGTTGCGGATAA
- a CDS encoding thioredoxin family protein has translation MINKLINSLFLLLFAWVGFALANPVEQTIQRAVSENKLIAFYFKSQFCPYCSQVEEFVFSDEEVSKKLRNFLFVELDIRSEEGSKLARRFGVPGTPTLVIYDPKQDRVVSLIFGSRPKGDYLNTINKACKLYSIKTC, from the coding sequence ATGATAAACAAGCTCATTAATAGCCTTTTCCTGTTGCTCTTTGCGTGGGTGGGCTTTGCCCTTGCAAACCCAGTAGAGCAGACTATTCAAAGGGCGGTATCCGAAAACAAGCTAATAGCCTTCTACTTCAAAAGTCAGTTTTGCCCATACTGTTCTCAAGTAGAGGAATTTGTTTTCTCTGATGAAGAAGTATCAAAAAAGCTAAGGAACTTTCTCTTTGTGGAACTGGACATTAGGTCCGAGGAAGGGAGCAAGTTGGCAAGAAGGTTTGGCGTGCCCGGAACTCCCACTCTTGTAATATACGACCCAAAGCAAGACAGGGTAGTTAGCCTTATCTTTGGTAGCAGACCCAAAGGAGACTACCTAAACACAATAAATAAAGCTTGCAAACTTTATAGCATAAAAACCTGTTAG
- a CDS encoding histone deacetylase family protein — translation MKTGIVYDNIYLEHNERGHPENKDRLISIVQEIENSGLFKHLQKIKPRRATVEEVSLNHDISYIQEIHDFCASGGGYLDPDTYANSMSYETALYAVGGVLEGIDRLLSGEVSAVFCAIRPPGHHAERSRAMGFCLFNNIAIGAHYLLKKGFDRIFIIDFDAHHGNGTQKSFYEEDRVFYFSTHEYPFYPGTGSAEEKGVGKGYGYTYNVPLSAGTGDAEYEDIYTNLVPKLIYEYSPQFLLVSAGYDIHKDDPLTFLNVSTQGVAKIVESILKTAKRMDLPVLFALEGGYNLKALGECVAITIEKMLEA, via the coding sequence ATGAAAACGGGCATAGTCTATGACAACATATATCTGGAGCACAACGAAAGGGGACATCCCGAAAACAAAGATAGGCTTATAAGCATAGTGCAAGAGATAGAAAACAGCGGGCTTTTTAAGCATCTACAGAAGATCAAGCCAAGAAGGGCAACGGTGGAGGAAGTGAGCTTAAACCACGACATAAGTTACATCCAAGAGATCCACGATTTTTGCGCCTCAGGAGGAGGATATTTGGACCCAGACACCTACGCCAACAGTATGTCTTATGAAACTGCCCTCTATGCGGTGGGTGGAGTGCTTGAGGGCATTGACCGGCTTTTGTCTGGGGAGGTCTCTGCAGTCTTTTGTGCCATAAGACCACCGGGGCATCACGCAGAAAGGTCAAGGGCTATGGGCTTTTGTCTTTTTAACAACATAGCCATCGGCGCCCACTACCTATTAAAAAAAGGCTTTGATAGGATTTTCATAATAGACTTTGATGCCCATCACGGCAACGGCACCCAAAAGAGCTTCTACGAAGAAGACAGGGTCTTTTACTTCTCCACGCACGAATATCCCTTTTATCCGGGCACAGGCTCTGCAGAGGAAAAGGGCGTAGGAAAAGGCTATGGCTACACTTACAACGTGCCCTTGAGCGCAGGGACAGGGGACGCAGAGTATGAGGACATATACACCAACTTGGTACCCAAGCTAATTTACGAGTACTCCCCCCAATTTCTTTTGGTCTCCGCGGGATATGATATCCACAAAGATGACCCGCTAACCTTTTTGAACGTTAGCACACAGGGTGTGGCAAAGATCGTGGAAAGCATTCTAAAGACCGCCAAGAGAATGGACCTGCCCGTGCTTTTTGCCCTTGAGGGAGGCTACAACCTAAAAGCTTTAGGAGAGTGCGTTGCGATAACCATTGAAAAAATGCTGGAGGCTTGA
- the metK gene encoding methionine adenosyltransferase, with protein MHIRMAESPTEGHPDKVADLIADALLDEFLRKDPYSRVSLEVMVISGMTFVAGHVSTEGYVDIPGIVRSTIKEVGYNRPELGFDADASAVIISIEEQSPEIVLGLSQEGAGDTAVVIGYACNETESYMPLPISLAHFLSKKLADLRKTGRAPFLRPDGKALVTVAYEGTKPLFVKDIILFAQHDPDVSLEKLKEYLVEEVVKKVVPSRYISKETRILVNPSGRFVLGGPVADVGQTGRKIVSDAYGDTAYSGGSAFSGKDPTKTDRSASYLARMMAKHVVAGGFAERCLVQLAYAFGVSEPIAFDIETYGTEKVEKERIKEALREIFPLNPRRMIEFLDLRKPIYKKTACYGHFGKEELPWEKLTKLEELKERLGGGIQ; from the coding sequence GCATATAAGGATGGCGGAATCTCCCACGGAGGGACATCCGGACAAGGTGGCAGACCTCATTGCAGACGCCCTTTTGGATGAGTTCTTAAGGAAGGACCCTTACAGCAGGGTTTCTTTGGAGGTGATGGTAATATCGGGCATGACCTTTGTGGCGGGGCATGTATCCACCGAAGGCTACGTGGATATTCCGGGAATCGTTAGGAGCACTATAAAGGAGGTAGGCTACAACAGACCGGAGCTTGGTTTTGATGCGGATGCTTCCGCAGTGATCATATCCATAGAGGAGCAAAGTCCAGAAATAGTGCTTGGGCTCTCCCAAGAGGGTGCGGGAGATACTGCGGTGGTGATAGGTTATGCTTGCAACGAAACGGAAAGCTACATGCCACTTCCAATAAGCTTAGCCCACTTTCTTTCTAAAAAGTTGGCAGACCTTCGCAAAACGGGAAGGGCACCCTTTTTAAGACCGGACGGAAAAGCCCTTGTTACAGTTGCTTATGAAGGCACGAAGCCACTCTTTGTGAAAGACATCATACTCTTTGCCCAGCATGACCCAGATGTGTCTTTGGAAAAGCTAAAGGAATACCTGGTAGAGGAAGTGGTAAAGAAGGTGGTGCCAAGCAGGTATATAAGCAAGGAAACCAGAATTCTTGTTAATCCCTCCGGCAGGTTTGTGCTTGGAGGTCCTGTGGCTGACGTAGGGCAGACAGGGAGGAAGATCGTCTCCGACGCCTACGGAGACACCGCCTACTCGGGAGGAAGTGCCTTTTCGGGCAAAGACCCTACAAAGACCGACAGGAGCGCATCCTACTTGGCAAGGATGATGGCAAAGCATGTGGTGGCTGGAGGCTTTGCGGAGCGTTGCCTTGTTCAGTTGGCTTATGCCTTTGGCGTCAGCGAGCCCATTGCCTTTGATATAGAAACTTACGGCACCGAAAAGGTGGAAAAGGAGAGAATAAAGGAAGCCCTGCGGGAAATTTTCCCATTAAACCCAAGGAGGATGATAGAATTTTTGGACCTGAGAAAGCCCATCTACAAAAAGACCGCCTGCTACGGACACTTTGGCAAAGAGGAGCTCCCCTGGGAAAAGCTAACTAAGCTGGAGGAACTAAAGGAAAGGCTTGGAGGAGGTATTCAATGA